The DNA region AAGAAGCTCGTAGAGATAGGGGTCGTAATGCTCATTGCTGGAGTGGCAATCCTAGCCATCGGGGGGATAACAATATCCGAGACTACAATTATATCTTCCCATTACAGCGAGCCTTCAAGAGGGGAATATATCTCCTATGAGATTAATGTTTCAGGATCAGGTAGTATTATTGTGTTCGGCAATGGCACAATTGGTTCGCTTGGTCTGGTAGCTGCAGATGATATCCACCTCGTGAATGCGTCAAACATTGCAACTATTGCAATCACGCCATCTGTGGCACTGGGCGGTCTTCAGATATATAATGTAAACCACAGTAGTTATTTCTTTGTTATCTTCACTGACTCCAGTCCAGAATACGTGTACACATATTTTCCTGGAGCTATGTTCGATGAGCTAGCAGGCATAATGGCAGGTGGATTTGCGATCTTTCTCACAGGGCTTACAGTGACCATAGTTGGAGTGTTTCTGCGGAACGACCGGCATCGATCTCTATAATGACGTAATTTAATATGGGCTGAATATACAGCCATCTATTTAACGGGACGAAAGATGAGCACCTGTAATAGGTTACTGCCCCCACTTGTTTCCCGTGTCATATCCTTTGCAGGTGTTCCCATTGCAAAAAAAACTGGGATAATGCCTATCTTTTTTTTCTAATTAAATGGCACTTTTTCCTTACCTCATCTCTGCTCGGGGAAACCACATATAATTCTGTTACCGAGGATGGGGACAGATCAATCTTTTATTCTAGGTTAAATAACGCAAACCGTTCAATCTAAAGGAACCTATAGGAAACGTAACTCTTAAATTCTATTGGAGTTATGTTATAATTGCGTTATGTCTAAAATAATCATATCTGGCGTTGGAAATGGTATGGGTTGTAATATATCCAGATTCCTTAAATCAAAGAGCCATGAACTTGGCATCTTATCCCGAGGTGATGTGGGAGAAAACGTGGCCAAGGCCCTTGGAGCTTTTTATGGAAGATGCAACCTTTTGGATTTTGAAAACACAAAGAATACTTTCAGTGAAATAGTTCATCACCTCGGTAAACTTGACGGAGTGGTTCACCTTGCAGGAGGATATTTTGGAAAAAAAATGTTGAAGAAATAGATCCAGCATACTTCCATTCAGCACTCACCAACAATGCCGCCACATTCTATAATGCCGTTGAAGCGTCATTGCCTCTTTTCTCTGAAAGTGGGGGGTCAATTGTGGTGGTCTCCGCCGCCAGAAATGTATACCTTAACAGCAACATTGGCTATGCGGCAGGAAAAGGCGCAGTAGACTATATGGTTAAAATTCTCGCGAAGGAGTTTATATCTAAAAAAATAAGAGTTAATGCTATCTCCCCAGGAT from Thermoplasmataceae archaeon includes:
- a CDS encoding SDR family oxidoreductase, with amino-acid sequence MSKIIISGVGNGMGCNISRFLKSKSHELGILSRGDVGENVAKALGAFYGRCNLLDFENTKNTFSEIVHHLGKLDGVVHLAGGYFGKKMLKK
- a CDS encoding SDR family oxidoreductase, producing MDPAYFHSALTNNAATFYNAVEASLPLFSESGGSIVVVSAARNVYLNSNIGYAAGKGAVDYMVKILAKEFISKKIRVNAISPGFITKENCGESASQDYVGRKGRHGAISVSEAIGMFMDNNIATGQILEVDAGFSSVLPDGY